GCACGCTTCAGGTACTCGGGCAAAACCAGCACTGCCCTCGAAGAAGTGGGGATCCGTCAGGGGTGACGGGGAGGGGAAGTGTCATCCTCTCTGCAACATGGTCAAAGACGGAGCAGCCGGCGTGCGCTAGCCCTCCTTGCGGAGTATGATAATGTTCTGGTGCGTGATGTTGGGCACGAAGCTGGTCAGCACCGCGTAGGGCTTGAGAGGCCGCTGCGTGGCCTTATTGCACCATATCTTTACTCCCTTGAGCCTAAAACCTACCGCCCGCATCTCCTGGGCCACCATGAAACCCAGGGGAACGTACTCCCGGTTGCGATAGCGGTCGCCCACGATGAGTACGAAGTACTTGCCCGGCCTAAGGACCCGGAATACCGCCCTGCCCAGCGCCCGCATGGAAGAGAGATACTCCTCCAGGCTGGAGGCGTTGCCGAAATCCTTCTCCTCTCCGGGATTGGTCATGGCAAAGTTGGTTTCCCGGGTAAAGCCCGAGGCCCCGTGGTCGTGCCCGTAGGGCGGATCGGTCACCACGGCGTCCACGCTCTCGTCCGGCAACTCGGCCATCAATTCCAGGCAGTCCCCCAGGCGCATTTCCGCCTCGATGGGCCGGCCCTTCTCGCCCGCAGGCAGCGCCGACCGCTCCACCAGCCGGCCCTGCCACACCACGTACTCCCTTTGGAGGCGCCGGTAGACCTCCACCCAAGCCGAGTTGAGCTCAAAACCCAGGGCGGCCCGGTTAACAAGCGCCGCCCCCAGCAGCGTTCCCCCGACCCCGGCCAGGGGGTCCAGCACCATCTGGCGTTCCTTGGTGAAAAACCTTATGATCTCCGCCATCACCTCCGGCGGCTTCATCGCCCCGTGGGCCTTGCGCAGAGAATGGGTGGCGTCCGGAGGGTAATGGGTGAGATAGAGAGTGTCCGTCCAGTACAGCCACTCCGCCGGGGAAAGGTCGTTCAGGCGGTTCTCTCTTCGCCTCATGGCG
The nucleotide sequence above comes from Clostridia bacterium. Encoded proteins:
- a CDS encoding site-specific DNA-methyltransferase, which codes for MRRRENRLNDLSPAEWLYWTDTLYLTHYPPDATHSLRKAHGAMKPPEVMAEIIRFFTKERQMVLDPLAGVGGTLLGAALVNRAALGFELNSAWVEVYRRLQREYVVWQGRLVERSALPAGEKGRPIEAEMRLGDCLELMAELPDESVDAVVTDPPYGHDHGASGFTRETNFAMTNPGEEKDFGNASSLEEYLSSMRALGRAVFRVLRPGKYFVLIVGDRYRNREYVPLGFMVAQEMRAVGFRLKGVKIWCNKATQRPLKPYAVLTSFVPNITHQNIIILRKEG